A genomic window from Terriglobia bacterium includes:
- a CDS encoding 4Fe-4S dicluster domain-containing protein, whose translation MTGVHQTVLYEQSMDPGFLDEVYNIYGGEKIKDCIQCGTCSGSCPVSWAMEETPRQIFAMVRAGMRDRILDSLTIWTCASCYQCAHRCPQQIKITDIMYMLKRMAIRENRQRSKRARALSRHFVDIVNKYGRNRETALMTRYMLSTNPLGAVAAAPIAIHLRMHGRLPLGGSRVRDMDGLCKIVAKAQELGGE comes from the coding sequence ATGACTGGAGTGCATCAGACTGTTCTCTACGAACAGAGTATGGACCCGGGATTTCTGGATGAGGTCTACAACATTTACGGAGGTGAGAAGATAAAGGACTGCATCCAATGCGGCACGTGCAGTGGATCATGTCCGGTGTCCTGGGCCATGGAAGAGACACCACGGCAGATTTTCGCCATGGTCCGGGCGGGGATGCGTGATCGCATCTTGGATAGCCTCACCATATGGACTTGCGCATCATGCTATCAATGTGCGCACCGTTGCCCGCAACAGATCAAGATCACGGACATCATGTACATGCTCAAGCGCATGGCCATCCGTGAAAATCGGCAGCGGAGCAAGCGGGCTCGCGCTCTCTCGAGACACTTCGTCGACATCGTCAACAAGTATGGCCGCAACCGCGAGACGGCTCTGATGACGCGGTACATGCTGTCTACAAATCCACTGGGTGCAGTCGCAGCGGCGCCGATCGCCATACACCTCCGCATGCATGGACGTCTTCCCCTGGGGGGATCCCGGGTTCGTGACATGGATGGCCTTTGCAAGATTGTGGCGAAGGCGCAAGAACTGGGGGGTGAGTAA